CTCGCAAGAAGTCGTTTCTTCTGCATTACAGGCGTCTCGTTCAAGTCAACTTGACTTAAGTTCCCATTTGAACCTTTTGATGAGAGACCAGAAAACTCGGAGGTTCTCTCTGCATGTGCGATGTCCATGGCAAGTTTCGCTTCACTCGGGAAAAGTAACCTTGCAAATGCCACTGCAATAGACGACAATACTTAGAGCTAACCTTCTAAGAATATGGACTCGTAATGAATCAAATGCATTCTTGATCTGTAACCCGATGATTTCAAACGAGCAAAAACTATATCTTAAACCAAATTATCAAGGAGCATGCACAATAGAAGAGATAAAGAGCCTCGGGAGATCCCGACATAGACTAATACCTCGGTTCTCTAGGTATAGAAGTCGCATGTGCATATCATCAGCCATTGTATGGGAAGTAACTGAAACATCTCCGGCCATAGGATTTCTCCTCATTTCTCTCTCCAAAACATCGATGCATATCCGATCTTTATTTGTTTCCTTCCCTTGCTCCGTTTTCGCGTGATAATCCTTCGGCCTCGTCAATCTCTGGCAGATGTTAAAAGCACTTCGTCCATCCAACGTCAACTCCGAAGCAGATGCCCCTTTTGCTAAAAGTAACATTATCACCGACGGTTCTTTACGCATTGCAGCTATGTGAAGAACTGTATAACCACGAGAGTTTTGCCGATTGACATCAGCCAGACATAGGGCAAGAATCTCAGAAACAACCTTGGGATCACAATACGCTGCAGCGTAATGGAGGGCAGTGGCATCATCCAAAGTTACATCGGACTCGGTTAAAAGCAGTTTAACAAGCTCAACATCGTCGGAGTCTAAAGCTTTTTGTATTCTCCGGATTTGTTTCTCTCCCAAAGGAACAACCACTGCCTCACTATCTTCAGCTTCAGTAGGAGGCTTGCAGCGAAGTAACCGAATGCTCTCCGCAACTTCATAAGGAAGCTCTTTCTCGATGGAGATGCTATCAAGATCCGACCTTGTCACTCTTTCAACACATTGAGAAACAAGCTGACTGCATTGACAATGGAAAGCAACCACAAGGATCGGAATAATGTCTTCTACTAGAGCCTTATCCACGAAATTAAGAAGCCGTCGCTGCAAATATATACACAGATAGAAAATCAATATACATTCATTTGGCCTAATCAAGCTAAAAGTTTGCCAAAATTCATCCATGATTCTCCATTTCAGTTACTATATGAACTTAATAGCTTCCTATTAGGTCAAACATCCTCACAATGTGCACTTAGAAAGGGTTAATTGCAGCAACAGTCTCTAAACTACAACTCAAATTCTAAATTGGTCTCTAAACTCCAAAACTTTCTAATCAAGTCTCAAAGAGTCAGTATTATACCAATCAGGTCCTTCCATCAGCCTAACCATTGGTTTACACCTTAATTGCCGGTTTGGATTTGAGGAATATTTTGAACTACATGAAGCAAATTGTAAACACGCATGCGTAGCTTGGATAAAAAAGATGATGACTAcagttttaaaaagtttttttttcttctaacacATTGAATCTAAGTTGTTCATTCATGTGCTTTAAATATACTCCATAACATATTTAAACTAATATCTAACACCCAAGTTTGTGACGAGGCTTACGGAAGTAGCTAGTGGACACGATATTGATACTTCAAGGACTCAATTAAAACATAGCCTGAGTTGTATTTTAAGACATCTAGTGCAACTAACATAAAAGTGCTAAATTTCAATACTTTAAAACATGATAAGTCATCATTTATAGTAAATGGGCTAAATTAGAGGGACTAATTAGCTTTCCAACCTATAGTATAAGGACTCCTCAAGGAATTTAACCCTGTCTATTAAGAACCCACAGGCAATAATCTGTTAAAGCATTCAACATATCAAAAAATTTCACGCATCTAAACATATATTTACTGCAATTATACACAAATTTGCTAAAAAAATGAACTAGAAAAACCCCCTTTACTGACCTGAAAAAGTGAAACCATCTCAGGTATTTGAAATATAGAAGAAGCATACATCAATTCCACAGCAAAATCGATGGCGGGTCGACAAGCATCATGTGCACAGTGTGTATCAACACAAGTGGAAACCTCCATGGGAGAAGCTTTAAGCTTCCCAGTATATAAATAACTCAAGAAAACTTGAAAAGCTTCAAGCCCAATCTTACCATAAGGCAAGAACTCATTCATGTTATAACTGGGTTTCCCTTCTTTTTCAACACAcccattattattattctttttgtcAAAAAGCTCCTTAAAGAACTTACTTCGAACAGCTAATATGCATCTATGAACACCTACCGAAACATCTTCAACCACTACGTCGGCGTCGCTAAACGGAGGTGAATTGTCGGAAACGAGGTGTTCTAAGCTGGAACTAAGCTTGGTCAAGCTTATAACCTCGAGGGTAGCAGCAGCAGCACTGGTTTCATGAGTGATTGAACCATTTGAGAGATGAGATGATGAACTGAAGCTTAAAGATGATGATGGTTCAGATAAATTAGCCATTTAAAGATAAaaacaaaagtaaataaaataaattactatTGATCTTTATATGGAAATTTGAAGAACCCAGATTGGATTTTTTGTTGGTATTACTATTTTGTAAAGAATCACATGATTGAAAATGATTATACTACGGGATTAAAAGATGAACTTGCTTGAATTTCCAGGACCTTTTGATCAACATaataaggaaaaagaaaggaaaaatatttttttttataaaaaaaagacaaGGATTTTAAAGAAAGGTTACGAATCAGAtcctggaaaaaaaaagaaaaacccagaaattatttagagaaattaatttataaattgcAAGAAAAAGAGGAACTTGGCAAAGATCAAAgatagaatttgatttttttttttttaattttggttgcttttttttttgtgataaatgTTAAGAGAACATGGAGAGAGAAGACTTGAGGAGAAAAGGAAGGGAGTCAATGGAAGAGGAAAAGAACAAATAAGGTTTTGGTTAAATTTTTCTATTAGTCCCTGTGAATTTAGTTTATGTATTTTTTGTGATCAAATAGTATCCGTAATTTTTTTCTTCAGAACCTTACatagaaaatatattattaaataaataatgtcaacttgctatttttatatatttatcacaaaaaaattaattataaatttaattacaaaCATTTTTgttagaactaaaattttaaattttgaaaagtatgaaCTAATTTTAAGAGTATCAACCAAATCAATAATTTTAcgataaaattaatagaaaattttagctAAACTGATTTAACTGCTACATATTTGAGTCACAATTGaagttgcaaaatttgaaaaatatattattaaaagtaattaaattaaaatacatataatacaaAGATTAATAACAGAATTTGACCCAAAGATTATTGGGTCAAATAGTTTCAAATTATGATCTAATTTTAAAATagcctttgaatttcaaaatattctaattaagTCCTCAAAGTACTTGTATTGTATCAGTCAGACTTTTTTGTCAACCTTAGCCATTAGCTTAAGCGTTAAATGCTAActcaaatacaacaaatatatttaaaagatatgaatcaaattataaatatatttgtaccTACTGCATAAACAATTTTGATCtactatttcttttttaaaaagtaGTCCTCCTAAATGTTATTGTACTATTTTTTTTTGATATGTTAGATTTAAGTTGTTCATACAATAAGTAAACACatgttcacaatttaatccaCGTGTTCAAAATATTCATGTACATTCTAAATCGACGTTTAATATGAAAATTGATGGCTAGACTGAAGAAAAGACATGATTAATATAATATTGATACTCTCAGGATTTAGttagaatattttgaagtttaaggATCAATTTATAATCTAGATGATAGTTTAGGGACACATGGTGAAATTAATcctattataataaataaaaataattgcaaTTTtcgaaaataattaataataataattacgcGGAAATTTCTATATTTCGCTTTCGAAGGAGCGATGAAGTGGTGTGGATGACTTAGAAGATGACGTGGTCAATTGGAGCTGGGTTCCACTGACGTCACCCATGACGTCATCTCCATGAGGGGATAGACTCTGTTGTCAATTATCAACTGtcatcaatttttctttttctttttcttttcttattatattagaagaaaaaataatttaaaacaaaattaattatatatttatcatctatattatttatatatttttaattgaaataatcaCACTTTATAGATTTTTTAgggaaaaaaaatagaatgtcaatttttggtgaaattactATGTCAAGTAATGGTTTAATGTAAAGTTGACAAgtgataaattaatattattatttttaaaattttaaatatgacaCGTATCGCACACAAAACGAATATGCTATCTGACATGGTGGGATCACTTTTTGAAGGGAGAAAGTCTACCATTCTTCTCTAAATAATCTAAAATCataacttttttaaatatttttcagtacttctattttttttttaaattcaacgTAAAAACTctataaaaatattgttttaaaaaaatagaaaaatatggtgGTTTTTAAATGTCATATGCATCAAATGTATAGTGAATCCGTCATCTAATATAACAATATCACTTTTTGGAGAGGAAAatataatctaaatattttttaaatacaatacttttataataatttgtaaaatgtgaTGATAATATTaagtgaataaaaataatataaaattcaatttttggCAGTACTTTACCGTCATTTATTATTTATCGAAATAAACACTGAATCAGTAAgcatttattattttagtatacGTTTGGTGGTTTTTttctatttcagatttgtttaagattggcataaatttataaaaaaaaagtttattttattttttatttaattttttatattttttaatttttaagtttatattttttgttcaattattttaaaattgatgaaaaaattaAGATATATTAACTTTATTGATCTGATATATATGTTGATAACatgttaacatttaattaaatttttaaaaaaatttaagttaaattaaatgaatagttaaaataattttttttgtgaaattagaaaattaaataaattattattattgtatttaattaGTAATAAGTATTGAAGGACAGCTTGGAAACAAACAAAAGTGGGCAGCTATAGCTacagtaattaaataaaataaaaataataaatatgaatttttaaaaaaaaatttaagggaaTCTGTTTGACTTATCCTCAAACTTAATTATTTGCAATTTgaaaagaataaatatttttaaatgaaataaaaaaacaatatttttgtgCCACTTCACTTTGtcattgaaaattaaatataaattaataaaagtgaTAGTTTTAGGTttctttaattatataatttgacTTTGTCAATATGTATCCACCCAGGGGAAGTGCTGAggtcaatttttaatatttttatttaaaaacctgcaatatatataaatttttttggttcatcaaatttttttagatttttttgaaaatgttataATTTCTTAAACAATGAAACttcaataattataaaatttcttcaacagataattattttattataaaacttTTATAGATTATTGATAAATTagctattaaatgatattttcataataaaattttatctaaatccAGCTAAAATTTACatagaaaaaaaattgcaaaaaagaaTTTCTTGCTTAGTGAAATCTAACTTATTTGacatttaactaatttaaatatttgtgttttttttacatataattaaatgtgggtaaattttgatttaattcggAAAATTTAAAAAGTCTTGaatttcgaattattcgagtttcAAGTTCAAATCAAGTTGAAGtttataattcgaataactctaataatttgaataataaattagtgtaaatactcttttggtccctgtcaaatttgaaaataagtaaattagtctctctctcaataaaaaatataaaataatcaaaatttatatttttttaaaaatttataaaaaattcaaaaaattttaaaaaatatataaagaaagttaaaaaattaaaaattttctagaataataattttggacctaaataagttaattaattattcaagtttatcatgctaaaatatttttttattattttacttttaaaaactttcaaatatacaTGATGTCAAAGTGCtctaacatagaattagttatactgtaacaagattttaatttgacatgtttaatattttaatttaactagaataatttcactcgatttgactcaattcaaaaaaattttaatttttttaatttaattcgaataaaataggactcgtcaactcgaaatttttttaccaGATTCGATCGAACACTTAGTTTTTTTTCTCAAAGCATTTATTAGAGTGAGCCAGTAACTAATCTTCCACATTTTGTAAGCCCATTAAGGGGATAGATGTTGGCCACAAGTTTTAAAGCTACTCTATATTCAAGGCGAGAATCTCGACTATTAGTTAAAGTGGGAGATACCCTTATCATCTTGCCTAACTCCCATGtttagtattatatataattataaaaaattaaaaattttacttaataTATTCGTAagttctattttttattaaatttgagctaaaatctgagatttaatttaatttattttaatttgacatagtttagatttttattttattataatatttccAGTAAATTCAAATCAATATTTGTTAACATGGTTAGTTGTTGTGGTTAAAAACAAATACGtggatttattattatttaattacacaATTAGACACACATGAAAATTGAATTTATCATGTTTAACAAGTCAATGAATTCttatgatttttttagaaaaaaaaaatccacatCACCACCACTTTGATGATAGCAAATGACAATATTATCTGGACCTACAAATAACATTAATaaagaatatttaattttttcaaattaaagtaaaaaggttaaattttaaattttggcatTATAAAAAGACTTAAACAAAATAAACCTTTTTTTACTATATTGTCTTTGCTGGTTTCTTAGATCCCTTGCCTCTACCGACACCAATGGGACaggtttatttttttacattctCAAGTAAAATGACttcaacaaataaataaaaaaacaattttatttaattattcaattcaacacgtatcaataattttaattatttttaaaaactaatatgTCATTTGATATTCGAGTTTGGTatcaatgtttaatttttttaatttagtacttaattttttgtctcaatttgatacatgagtttagctttaatatttaatttggtatcTAAATCGAACAATATCATGTGGCCTAATGAATGTTTGACACTTatactttaataaaaataagCATAGATActtaattgcaacaaaaaaaaatttaagtactaaattgGATAGTCAAGTTAAACTCAAGTACTTAACTGGgttaataaaaaactaaaagtatcaaattacaaaaaagtaaaaattatcaataccaaattgaacattaaaccAAACTCATGTAGTAAATGAcaaattaacccaaattttaaaacCATCCATAGACTTGATTGATAGGGTCCTAAGACCCTAGTTTTATAGATATTAgaaaattatgttttgtttacTATTGAATATCTTTGACTTCTCCACAATATAAGGGTTAAAATACCAACACTTGTGTCCCAAAATCACATGGATTATGATATAGATGCATGCACCTTTATTTTCccccttttcctttttattagcATATATGTACAAACCAAAGATTCTCATCTAGGTAAAGAGAAAGTtcaagaaaatttatttattattcttttaggATAATCTTTAGTTTGTAACCCAATCTTTTGTTTAATTATGTGGATGCCCCCTTGTTTTATGAAGCAAATCAATTTCAATGCTAAAAGATAAGTAATAAAGTTAGGAAAATTATTTAGTGGAGCCAACTCAAGCAACAGATACATTAATTGAAGTGAGTCATGTCTACAAATTTATCTGTATAGTAGTATAGTGAGTGTGTTTTAATTTGTATTGTATCAAAACAAAAACTTCATAAGCAGGAATGAAATATGGTCGTGTGCGTTTAGGTaatattaaaaggaaaaatatttagtatattgtgagtaaaatttttaaatttcatgaataGGGTTGGAATGATGACAAGTGTCTTATAgagtataataaaaaataaatatataaaagaaatgagTCAAATGAAAATTGTGAAGTTAAAAATGTACATTGTTAGTGTGTCAAATATTAatccatattaaaaaaattaaaataggagaaaatatttggtacattacCAATGACGTTTTTAAACCCCATAAGCAAGGTTAAGAGTTGACAAGTGTTTTATAAGaatatagttaaatattaaaaaagaaaagaaaagagagagacaTGTGGCTACTTATGGAATAAAAAGAAGTATATTGTCAATGTACCAAATATATATACCAACAAGTATTGAATGCAGTTGTAAGGCACATTATATTCTGAAGAAAAGTACTCATATTGGAATCTTGAAGATAACGTTGTTGGAATAGTAATTACAAACCTTAAGCACGGACCATAAAACGAATATGaagaataactaaaataaaaatcaaattattacaattaaaataaaataaacaaatgaataaataatgAAGACAACCTAGAGCACGTTAAGAATATGATTACTTCAGTAGATTCCAAATATGTCAttataacttttaaataaaaataaagtaaaaaggaaacaataaaaagaaagtgGGTAAAAATAAATATGCTCCCATTGCAATTCTAATAAAAAGGAATTGCTTAAAATGATTAATCTAGAACCATTATGCTAAGCATGTTAATTAAATATTCTTAACTATCCTCTTCTTATTTGATAAGGGAATattctttttaataaattatgaacAAATTCTATTCAATTCgatgaattatattaaaaaataattgataaattaaatgttCATGAATATGTTAAAATGTATGTCAAGTTAATTGcttttaaaagttaataaaatatataaaattaataagtatttaagtaaaaaacatagttataaaaaataaaaaatattatatacatatttaaatgaACTCGGCATAAATATAATCGGTTTAgaataaatttgagatttatatTTTGAGTCGAGCTAAGTGTAAATAATTATGTACCTTGATAATAAAGGCTTGATCTAATAAGTAATAATAGGAAATAAAACGACCTTTTCAAGATTGGACCTGAGCTGAATGGCTaagatgttccatgagatgcgtAGAAAAATT
This window of the Gossypium hirsutum isolate 1008001.06 chromosome A09, Gossypium_hirsutum_v2.1, whole genome shotgun sequence genome carries:
- the LOC107891749 gene encoding BTB/POZ domain and ankyrin repeat-containing protein NPR1 produces the protein MANLSEPSSSLSFSSSSHLSNGSITHETSAAAATLEVISLTKLSSSLEHLVSDNSPPFSDADVVVEDVSVGVHRCILAVRSKFFKELFDKKNNNNGCVEKEGKPSYNMNEFLPYGKIGLEAFQVFLSYLYTGKLKASPMEVSTCVDTHCAHDACRPAIDFAVELMYASSIFQIPEMVSLFQRRLLNFVDKALVEDIIPILVVAFHCQCSQLVSQCVERVTRSDLDSISIEKELPYEVAESIRLLRCKPPTEAEDSEAVVVPLGEKQIRRIQKALDSDDVELVKLLLTESDVTLDDATALHYAAAYCDPKVVSEILALCLADVNRQNSRGYTVLHIAAMRKEPSVIMLLLAKGASASELTLDGRSAFNICQRLTRPKDYHAKTEQGKETNKDRICIDVLEREMRRNPMAGDVSVTSHTMADDMHMRLLYLENRVAFARLLFPSEAKLAMDIAHAERTSEFSGLSSKGSNGNLSQVDLNETPVMQKKRLLARMEALMKTVEMGRRYFPHCSEVLDKFMEDDLPDLFYLERGSLEEQKLKRSRFRELKEDVQKAFNKDKAEFNRNGLTSSSSSSLKDGGRYKLQKL